The following proteins come from a genomic window of Asterias amurensis chromosome 15, ASM3211899v1:
- the LOC139947970 gene encoding guanylate-binding protein 2-like, whose protein sequence is MKSTLPSSALMPLFVHMSIILAGVVVSSTVVSSQADQQCHKKVDSPPQADPKAPCDSTSAPIHRQETRSSDPPRPLPSLTDQPLQLVRPDPSHKKIQLVEESVKTLLRLTNPVAVVAVVGKYHSGKSFLLNQLMGQQGSYGFTVGPSLRPQTMGIWMWGRPTTMKLASGQEVSVIFLDTEGFAANNVSEIYDAKVFAVASLLSSFLIYNSVKVIDQADLDYLELLSRRTQLFALKSQLSRAKWAQDFNHDLLSFPPLLWVVQDFVQITGNDEPTPSEWLHEMMKSSAWENENHRISLMDIFPEVECHTLFFPATKKEILQDLSLAREEDLTAEYKVERNRLIHTLRQGIIPKEKNGRPITGAQLVALIDVLVTAANEGSLSQIPSRWLAFIQSMEQSAVGDCLRFYETEMMVLHQQYDMGPVDEQEFENWHNTSVGKSDKLLQQVLFGLGDVVDKASPDLKSQIREKYLRAVEMNEKKIKLRCSEIQHRVELEGESRLGELSLPMRTSELRDNYKQVKSACIDSYSQTLNRLRRSLPFVKFLDQLKTSLDNICDSFLLRNSQLLDTVLEQAIQKALEEFTSVMHNNHQEARTPKTLTRLTLDANERAVGVFTKEARVAAEEPSYKAQMALMKAGLAEAEQDLRKKNNQLLKEKCQKEVNGLAQTMRDNTDGTHLPLPVNDTDLDHRLAQEATRAKSLFKELLEDYSSMPSYEDCLKDLHRLIHSVCGQRRQENMEAYSREVEIPLQSAKKIALLSADKYNTEFSLTNFIREVCMLNLDEGKPKHWPIDLKANIVDLFMNSDPDIRRVIKDRQGLWSTLLGFLQWICWLFSRN, encoded by the exons ATGAAGTCAACTTTGCCGTCGTCCGCTTTGATGCCACTGTTTGTTCATATGTCTATAATTTTAGCTGGTGTCGTGGTGTCTTCAACAGTTGTATCGAGCCAGGCAGAtcaacaatgtcacaaaaaggTGGACAGTCCACCGCAAGCCGATCCCAAAG CACCCTGTGACTCAACATCTGCTCCCATCCATCGACAGGAAACGAGGAGTTCCGACCCTCCAAGACCACTGCCTTCTCTGACTGATCAACCTCTACAGTTGGTTAGACCTGATCCTTCACACAAGAAGATACAACTTGTGGAAGAGAGTGTCAAG ACATTGTTGAGGTTGACCAACCCGGTAGCTGTGGTTGCAGTAGTCGGGAAATACCACTCGGGAAAGTCTTTTCTTCTGAATCAACTCATGGGCCAACAGGGCAGCTACGGATTCACTGTCGGACCGAGCTTACGCCCCCAGACTATGGGAATCTGGATGTGGGGCAGG CCAACAACAATGAAGCTAGCATCGGGTCAAGAGGTCTCAGTTATTTTTCTTGATACAGAAG GCTTTGCAGCCAACAATGTGTCGGAAATTTACGACGCTAAGGTCTTCGCAGTTGCTTCCCTTCTGAGCTCCTTTCTCATCTATAACTCGGTCAAAGTGATCGATCAAGCGGACTTGGACTACCTTGAGCTGCTCTCAAGAAGAACACAG CTGTTTGCTCTGAAGTCACAACTTTCCAGAGCTAAATGGGCACAAGACTTCAATCATGACCTGCTGAGCTTTCCGCCACTGTTATGG GTAGTTCAGGATTTTGTTCAGATCACCGGAAACGACGAGCCGACGCCATCAGAATGGCTCCATGAGATGATGAAATCATCGGCCTGGGAGAACGAGAATCATCGTATCAGCTTGATGGATATCTTCCCAGAGGTTGAGTGCCACACCCTTTTCTTCCCAGCCACAAAGAAAGAAATCTTACAGGATTTATCACTG gCACGTGAAGAGGACCTCACAGCAGAATACAAAGTTGAGAGAAATCGTCTTATACACACCCTCCGGCAAGGAATTATCCCTAAAGAGAAAAATG GGCGACCAATCACAGGTGCCCAGTTGGTCGCGCTTATCGATGTCTTAGTAACGGCAGCCAACGAGGGGTCTCTGTCCCAG ATTCCAAGTCGCTGGTTGGCCTTCATCCAAAGTATGGAGCAGTCTGCTGTTGGAGATTGTCTAAGATTTTATGAGACAGAGATGATGGTCTTACATCAGCAGTATGACATGGGTCCTGTGGATGAACAAGAATTTGAG AACTGGCACAACACTTCTGTCGGCAAAAGTGACAAACTCCTACAGCAGGTGTTGTTTGG ATTGGGGGATGTTGTTGACAAAGCGTCTCCAGACTTGAAGAGCCAGATTCGGGAGAAATATCTTCGAGCTGTTGAGATGAACGAGAAGAAAATCAAGCTCCGATGCAGCGAGATCCAACACAGAGTTGAG CTTGAAGGAGAGAGTCGTCTGGGTGAGCTATCGTTGCCGATGAGAACATCTGAGCTACGAGACAACTACAAACAAGTCAAGTCAGCCTGCATTGACAGCTATTCACAAACACTCAACAGACTGAGGAGAAGTCTACCTTTTGTAAAGTTCCTTGACCAGTTGAAG ACATCTCTGGACAATATTTGTGACTCCTTCTTGCTAAGAAACTCCCAGCTTCTTGACACCGTCCTGGAACAAGCAATTCAAAAAGCTCTTG AGGAGTTCACAAGCGTAATGCATAACAACCATCAAGAGGCCCGGACCCCCAAGACCTTGACACGGTTAACCCTTGATGCAAATGAGAGGGCAGTTGGCGTGTTTACCAAAGAAGCAAGGGTTGCTGCAGAGGAGCCGTCGTACAAAGCCCAGATGGCTTTAATGAAG GCAGGTTTAGCTGAAGCTGAGCAGGACTTGAGGAAGAAAAACAACCAGCTGTTGAAAGAGAAATGTCAAAAAGAG GTGAATGGATTAGCTCAAACTATGAGAGATAACACTGACGGCACCCACCTACCCTTACCAGTGAATGATACAGATCTTGACCACAG ACTTGCCCAGGAAGCTACAAGAGCGAAGTCGTTGTTCAAAGAACTACTT GAGGATTATTCATCCATGCCATCGTATGAGGACTGTCTGAAAGATCTTCATAGACTGATTCATTCAGTTTGTGGTCAGAGAAGACAAGAGAACATGGAAGCATACTCCAGAGAG GTTGAGATACCTCTTCAGTCAGCCAAGAAAATCGCCCTCCTGTCAGCGGACAAGTACAACACAGAGTTTAGCCTGACAAATTTT ATTCGTGAAGTTTGCATGTTGAACCTCGACGAGGGGAAACCAAAACATTGGCCGATTGACCTCAAAGCCAACATCGTTGACCTTTTCATGAACTCTGACCCTGATATACGTCGGGTCATCAAAGATCGGCAGGGTCTCTGGTCGACTCTCCTAGGTTTCTTACAATGGATTTGCTGGTTGTTTAGCCGAAACTGA